The Rissa tridactyla isolate bRisTri1 chromosome 1, bRisTri1.patW.cur.20221130, whole genome shotgun sequence DNA segment gggggcagctggggtcCCCCCTCCTTGGGGCAGGGCCCTTTGCCCCCATGCCCCCCTTCGTATAGGGCAGGGGCTCTCGGGGTGCCTGCCCCACATGGGGgtccagccccggccccgcacgcCCCGCTCTCTCCCCAGAGTACATGTACAGAGTCATGAAGGTCAACCGCTTcgccctgcccaaggaggtgagggctggggggggcctgTGGGGCAGACCCCCGAGGGACGTGGGGCCAGGACCTGCCATGGGGAGGGTGGGCTGGcacgtccccgtccccccagGCCTTCTACATGGTGCGGTTCCACTCCTTCTACCCCTGGCACGCGCACGGGGACTACCTGCACCTCTGCTCCGAGGAGGACCTCCGCATGCTGCCCTGGGTCCGCGAGCTCAAGTGCGTGGCCTGGCGGGGGGCCAGGGGGGCTTTCGGGCTCTGCTAAGACCCCCGGGGGGAGCAGCCGCCCCCCGGCACTGACCCACCCTCGCTCCCGCAGCAAGTTCGACCTCTACAccaagcaggaggagctgcccgACGTGCAGCAGCTGCGGGGCTACTACCAGTCCCTCATCGACAAGTACTGCCCCGGGCAGCTCTGCTGGTGAGCGGGACCCCCGCGCCGAGCGGGACCCCCTCACCAGGACTGCTGCAccgcaccgggacccccccaccGGGACTGCTGCACCGCACCGGGACCCCCACACTGAGTGGGACCCCCCACCGGGACCCCCGTGCTGAGTGGGACCCTCATTGGGACTGCTGCATCGCACCGGGACCCCCGCACTGCGACCCCCACACTGCAGCAGGACCCCCCACCGGGACTGCTGCACCGCACTGGGACCCCCACAGTGCACCGGGACCACCAGACTGCACGACAACCACCACAATGGTGATCCCCACACTGGGACTGCCGCACTGCACCGGGACCCCCGCACTGCACAACCACGTCCGAACCGGGGACTGCCACACTGCACCAGGGACCCCCGCACTGCACCATGACTGCTGCACCGGGGACCCCCGCACCGCGACCACTGCAGTGGGACCCCCACCCGCCCCACAGCACAGCGATTCAATAAACCTGCTCGTCGCACATCCCCAGTGCCGatcgcagcccccagccccgctggggGGGAGGTGATCACAgcagggaggggcagggggacCGTCCCCATCCCCCTTCCCCGGGGGGGCAGgacccctccctccagccccagggagAGCCACGGGGCTGGAATGTCAAAGgctttatttagaaaattataGGAAACCTCTGTGCTCCCCCCACCAGGAAGCACGTTACAGCCAGAGCCCCCCTGCTCTGGGGgcagggggctctggggggggacacagcaccCCAGACTGCCCCGAGCACGGGGccaggggcagccgggggggcgGGAAGGGTAACCGGGATGGCTGGCGATGCCTTAAAGCTGCTCCCGCCAGCACtgagcatcccccccccaaaacagagCACCCCCCCCAGCGCAGAGCACCCCCCTTAGCACGgagcacccccccagccctgccgggctGCAGGAGGGGGTGAGGGGCAGAGGGGACACCTGCAAGCGATGACCGCGCTGTGTGCGAAGGCGTTGGCAGCGTGACAGCAGTGGGGGGTACACCAGCCTGCTGCCCCCCTGCCAGGGACCCCCCCATCCCGGGGAAGCACTGGGGCAAGGGGGGGCAGCGCCATCAGTCCGTGGGTGGAAGACGGGGCCTGGGCGGGTGGCTCCAGGCATCACTTCTTCTTCTTCGTGCCCCCGTGGCCATCGGCCGCCCCTCGGGCCCGGCCCTCGCCTTTCTCCTCCGCCTCTTTGGCCTCCTTCCTCCGCACCTGCCCGTTCTTCTCGCCGCCCCCCCGGTCCGTGGGCTCCCCTCGCCTGGGGCCTTTGTGACGGGCAGGGGGCGCacccccccggggccggcggcccAGGGCTCGCAGGAGGCAGACGGTGGCCGCGACAAGGTAGAGGGACCAGAGGACGGTGGGGCCGGAGAAGGGACGGACAAGCTGGCGCAGGGAccgcagcagccagggcaggagggcaTCCGCCGGGCGCAGGGGGGACAGCTTGTCctggggggcgaggagggggtCAGGGGGTCCCTTGGCCCGAGCACAGCGTGGCCGTGGCATGAGGGAGGGGGTCAGGGGGTCCCTGGGTCGGGAACATGGCATGGCAGTGGCCACGGCATGAGGGAGGGGCTCAGGGGATGCCTTGGCCCAAGCACAGTGTGGCTGTCGCACAAGGGAGGGGGGTCAGGGGGTCCCTCCGTCGGGAGCGTAACGTAGCAGTGGCCATGGCACAAGGGAGGGGGTGTAAAGGGGTCCCTTGGCCTAAGCGCAGTGTGGCCACGACATGAGGGAGGAGGGTCTAGGGGTCTCTCCGCCCAAGCATGGCATGGACATGGTATGAGGAgggggggtcagggggtcccTCAGTTGGGAGCATGGTGTGGCAGTGGCCACGGCATGGGGGAGGGGGTCAAGGAGTCCCTCGGCCCAAGCACAGCGTGGCCATGGCACAAGGGAGGGGCGTTAGGGGGTCCCTTGGCCCAAGGGAAGTGTGGCCACGGCACAAGGGATGGGGGGGTCCAGGGGTGCCTCGACCCAAGCACAGCGTGGCCATGGCACAAGGGAGGGGGTCAGGGAGTCCCTTGGCCAGGAGCACAGCATGGCTGTGGCACGAGGGAGGGGGGGTCCAGGGGTCCCTCAACCCAAGCACGGTGTGGCCACAGCACAAGGCAAGGGGTCAGGGGGTCCCTTGGCCCGAGCACAGTGTGGCCGTGGCATGAGAAAGGGGGTCAGGGGGTCCCTTGGGCAAGAGTGTAACTTGGCAGTGGCTGTGGCATGCGGAAGGGGAACAAGGGGGTCCCTCGGCCCGAGCACAGCGTGGCTGGCACAAGGGAGGGAGGGGCTCAGGGGGTCCCCTGGCCCAAGCGCGGCGTCGCCATGGCACAAGGGGGATCTGAGGGGGCTCCTTGCGGAATGGCCGTGGCACAAAGCGGGTCCGGGGGGGTTCCTTGTGTCCCTACCTTCAGGCCGTGCTGGCTGAGCAGATTCTCCAGCGCGGGGTCGCCCAAGGAGACGGTGGGGAAGAACTCCTGGAAGTGCTGCCGCCGCCACCATGGCGCAGGGCCCTGGCTGTGGGAGGACAGAGCTCAGCacccagccccgcgcccgccaGCGTCGGCAGGAGCAGGGCGGGCTCCTGTCGCCCCCCTGCCACCCAGGCAGCGAGCCAGCCTCCCCAAAGCGGAGCTCAGGGCACTGCCAAGCCAAGTTAATGAGCTAATTAGCCAAGCGAGAAGCAGCTCCCAAGCTCAGCCCTGCCGTCCCCAAGCTGCCGGAGCAGAGTCAGCACACAATCCTGCGGGGTGATGTGGTGTCACACCACTTTGGGGAGCAGAGCATCTGCAGGGGGGGCCCAGCCCCACTCACCTGCCCTCGGCGCTGCCAGTGAACCAGTACTTGTAGAGCTGGGCGCGGATGTAGACGGGGGGCCGAGCGCTGAAGGGGTACTGGGACTCATCGACCTGCACCAGGCGGATCACTGCCGGAGACACCGTGTCAGCCCCCCATGCTGCGGGGACACCCCAAAGCACTGCAGGGCTGCAGCCCAGCGGCCCCGAAtccccagggaagggaagggcctgGAGCACAGACCCACTGCTGGGGGGCAGCAACAGCCCCCATCAGGGTGGATACAGCCCCACCCGCTGCTGAGCACAGACCCACTGTTGGGGGTACAGCGACAGCCCCCATCGGGGGGGGTACAGCCCCGCCTGCTGctctgggggtgcgggggggtgtcagcccaggcagccccctcgCTCCCTGCCGCCACGACtgctgggagcggggctgtgggCTCTCCGCAATGGTGTCAGGCCTGGggagcccccggcacagcccccagccccacagcccccagccccactcaccgTCCTCCTTGCCCTGCAGCAGGCGGTAGACGAAGCTGGTGAaccaggggctgctgctgtggtGGTCCAGTGCCGCGAACCACATCTGCCAGTCGAGGCGGGGCTGGTGCGGGGTGACCACGGGGGGGGCCACGCTGACGTTCCCGGGCTTGTACATGAACTCAATCTcctgcggggcagggagcagagtggGCTGGGGGACCTCCGGCAGCGGGGACAGGACCTagacctcccccagccccaccgtcCCAGGGCAGAGCTCCCCCAGActcacctccctcagccccccAGGGTTACCAGCGCCTTCCAGAGGGGCAAAGCCCATGGGGGACAGCTGGGTGCCCCAGAGGGGACCACACCAGCGGGACAGGGATGTTTGGCTCCACTGGAGTCTGTTCCTTGGTGCCTGTCCCTGGCCACCCCACCTGGCCGGCCGTGGTTCagcccttccccacagctcctcTGGTGCCCAAATCGATTGTTGGACTGgattcaccaaggccaagtgccaggtcctgctcttgggtcacaccaaccccatggaggCTCCACGCTGgggcagagaggctggagagctgcccggtggaaaaggacctgggggtgttggtcgacagcggctgaatatgagccagcagtgtgcccaggtggccaaggaggccaacagcatcctggcctgtatcagggacagtgtggccagcaggactggggcagtgaccgtccccctgtactgggcactggtgaggccccacctcgagggctgtgtctggttttgggcccctcactccaggagGGACATCGAggggccggagcgtgtccagagaagggcaacggagctggtgaggggtctggagcaggagtcttgtgaggagcggctgagggagctgggggtgttcagcctggagaagaggaggccgaggggagacctcctcGCTCTCTGTAGTTCCCTGAAAGGGGGGGGTAGCCAGgaggggtcgggctcttctcccaaggaacaggcgatgggacaagaggaaacggcctcaagttgtgccaggggaggtttaggatggatattgggaaaaatgtcttcatggaaagggctgtcaggccttggaccaggctgcccagggcagtggtggagtcgccgtccctggagggatttcagaGCCGGGCAGacacggtgctgagggacatgggtcagtggtgggcttggcagcaCTAGGGTCACAGCTGGACTTGATAttgagggtcttttccaacctaaactattccgTGGTTCTATGAAACGGTAGCTCACCGTCCAGCTCTGCTTGTCGTAGCTGCCCTCCAGCACCACCTCGGGCCGCCCCCCGACACCTGTCATCCTGCGGAAGAGCCCGTAGGAGTTCACCACCTGGAAGCGCTCAACTGCGCTGAACATCTGGTGGATGCCGGGCCACAGCTTGTCGTTGGACTCGCGGTCGATATAGGTGAAGGGCACCTGGGGAGCGGCAGAGAGGGGCCCCGTCACCACAGCTCAGAGCGGTTTGGGGGCCCAGGCAGAGTCTCCCGCTCCCTGTACCCCAAGCCCCTCGCGTGCTccgctgtcccctgccctccccagccgcTCACCAAGCTGATGGCAAACATCCCCACAGTCGCTGTGGTGAAGACGGCCCACTGCACCATGGCCCAGAGCTTCCAGAAGCAGCCGCGGACACAGGCACACCTGCAATGGGGCAGAAATGGGGCAGAGCTGCAGTCCCACAGGCTGGGGCTGCGGTGGCGAGCTGTGGGGTACAGAGCTGCCCAAGCcatgcccaaagccatggaggacTCAGCCCCGCTGCAATGCTGCGGAGGAAAATCCCTCCTACCTCACCCAGCACCTCCAGGCCGGGCCCCCACCCCATGCTGCCTCCCAAGCACCCCACGCCAGATCCCAGTGTCCCTCCACGCACCAATCACACCCTCAGGGACGGCACCGGCCACCCCGTTCCTGCTCAGCCCCTCACAGCAGAGCCTCAAGGCCCAGGGGAGGCCCAGCACCCCCGAAACCCACCTGTACAATGCGGAGAGGATCTCCCAGGAGAGCGAGAGGAAGCCCAGCCCCACCAGCGGCAGGGTCACCGTCTGCAGCCACATCTTGAACTCGTGATAGGTGAAGGCTGGAGCAAGGGAAAACCCACAGGGTCAATGAGGAGCCTCTCGGGCCCCAGGAGCCACAGAGGGTGCAGGGGACCAGGCTGGGCCATGGCAACAGCGGGCTGGTAGCCCCTGCGGGCCTGTCTGTGACATACCCACTTTGGAGTCCAGCAGCCTCTTCTCCCAGTTGATCTCCAGGCCGAAGGATTGGACGCTCCAGTAGAGCAGGAGGGCATAGGTGCTCAGCTCCAGCAGGGTGGAGAGGAAGGACCGCAAGCTGGGGGGCCAGGCTGccgcagagcagggctgctgaaCGCTGGGGGCTCAAGAAGCCTGACCCACCGCGGCAccaaggagggggggaaaagcgtGCCCCGAGAGCCCAGGCACGGAGCGAGCAGCACCGAGcacatccctgcagcagcagccaacaCGCTGCTTCACGGGGGCCCCAGCTCGAGCACCCCACGGGCACAGACCCCCATCCTGGGGCAGGCGAGACAGCCGTGCTGGCAGCTGCTCCCACAGCACCGAGCCAGAGGGCAGCCAGAACGACCCCTCTCACTGTCACGCCCGGACAGGGATGGTCAGTGATGGtggcctgtcccctccccaccctgggcATGGCAGAAAGGGGATCCCACCTCCCCAAATAAGCCGCCCGGGGACTCACTGCTGGCATGCCGCCTCTTGCTGCGCCCCAGCCAGCGCCCCACGTGCTCCTCGTCCAGCAGGGAGAAGGCCAGGGCGATGGTGAGCATGTTGAAGAAGTTGTAGTTACCCGTGAGGATGATGAGGACctgcagcagcacctggggaggagcaaaggcagggctggggtctctcagtgctggggggcagaggtGTTAGacaccccaccagcagcagcgtggccaccccagcacccacagtCCTGCCTGCAAGAGCCCACAGAGCAAGGAGCTTGTCCTGCTCACAGGCTGAGCTGggtccctgtccctggggagcCCCTCGGCACATGAAGCAGCacccctctgcccacccaccTGGCTGTAGAAGGCAAAGAGCCGGAG contains these protein-coding regions:
- the LMF2 gene encoding lipase maturation factor 2, producing the protein MGEPPRRPRSLFLTGLAAAYLAAFASLYVQIPGLYGRDGILPARKMLRLSGKGLWEQLRDFPTLLWLGPHLGLDTELGMELLCLLGILASFGALLFEPLRDSLLFALLRMLYLSLYQVGQIFLYFQWDSLLLEAGFLAVLVAPLHLLKWRSTAWRPHDSVTFWLVRWLLFRLMFASGVVKLTSRCPTWWGLTALTYHYETQCIPTPAAWFAHQLPVWFQKFSVVATYVIEIAIPLLFFAPIRRLRLFAFYSQVLLQVLIILTGNYNFFNMLTIALAFSLLDEEHVGRWLGRSKRRHASTWPPSLRSFLSTLLELSTYALLLYWSVQSFGLEINWEKRLLDSKVAFTYHEFKMWLQTVTLPLVGLGFLSLSWEILSALYRCACVRGCFWKLWAMVQWAVFTTATVGMFAISLVPFTYIDRESNDKLWPGIHQMFSAVERFQVVNSYGLFRRMTGVGGRPEVVLEGSYDKQSWTEIEFMYKPGNVSVAPPVVTPHQPRLDWQMWFAALDHHSSSPWFTSFVYRLLQGKEDVIRLVQVDESQYPFSARPPVYIRAQLYKYWFTGSAEGSQGPAPWWRRQHFQEFFPTVSLGDPALENLLSQHGLKDKLSPLRPADALLPWLLRSLRQLVRPFSGPTVLWSLYLVAATVCLLRALGRRPRGGAPPARHKGPRRGEPTDRGGGEKNGQVRRKEAKEAEEKGEGRARGAADGHGGTKKKK